The Trinickia acidisoli genome includes a window with the following:
- a CDS encoding ABC transporter ATP-binding protein — MGNHSILDGTAGTSAPIVPRLALTGVSKQYPAVKANDDVHLVVAPGEIHAVLGENGAGKSTLMKIIYGSVRPDAGEIRWEGDLVEIASPAQARKLGIGMVFQHFSLFETLTVGENIALALDEPFDLASLGKRIREVSAEYGLDIDPQRHVHSLTVGERQRVEIVRCLLQHPRLLIMDEPTSVLTPQAVRKLFETLRRLSAQGCSVLYISHKLDEIRELCDTATVMRGGRVTGHVKPREETNASLAQLMVGHALPDYTRRAHAPGEALLRVRGLSAASDDPFGTSLENVTFDVHAGEIFGIAGVSGNGQAELLAALSGEKRCAAQPDAVTICGKRAARLSAGARRRLGFAFVPEERLGRGAVPAMSLAENALLTAHRQPGMVRQGWIGTRAMRAFAMRCIEAFDVRCGGPDALAQSLSGGNLQKYIVGREVLQAPKVLVVAQPTWGVDVGASAFIRQQLLDLSATGVAVLVISEELDELFDICDRIAVLARGRLSPARKTGETNAEEIGLWMAGLFGDSGAAPSEEQPVHA, encoded by the coding sequence ATGGGCAATCATTCAATTCTCGACGGCACGGCCGGCACAAGCGCTCCGATCGTGCCGCGGCTCGCATTGACGGGTGTCAGCAAGCAATATCCGGCGGTCAAAGCGAACGACGACGTGCACCTCGTCGTCGCACCGGGCGAGATCCATGCCGTGCTCGGCGAAAACGGCGCCGGCAAGAGCACGCTGATGAAGATCATCTACGGCTCGGTGCGGCCCGATGCGGGCGAGATCCGGTGGGAAGGCGATCTCGTCGAGATCGCGAGCCCCGCGCAGGCGCGCAAGCTCGGCATCGGCATGGTGTTTCAGCACTTCTCGCTGTTCGAGACGTTGACGGTTGGCGAGAACATCGCGCTCGCGCTCGACGAGCCGTTCGATCTCGCCTCGCTCGGCAAGCGCATTCGCGAGGTGTCGGCCGAGTATGGGCTCGACATCGATCCGCAGCGGCACGTGCACAGCCTAACCGTCGGCGAGCGTCAGCGCGTCGAGATCGTGCGCTGCCTCCTGCAGCACCCGCGGCTCTTGATCATGGACGAGCCGACGTCGGTGCTGACGCCACAGGCGGTGCGCAAGTTGTTCGAGACGCTCAGGCGACTTTCTGCCCAAGGCTGCAGCGTTCTCTACATCAGCCATAAGCTCGACGAGATTCGCGAGCTTTGCGACACGGCCACCGTCATGCGCGGCGGCCGCGTGACGGGACACGTGAAGCCGCGCGAGGAGACGAATGCCTCGCTCGCGCAATTGATGGTCGGCCATGCGCTGCCCGATTACACGCGGCGCGCGCACGCGCCGGGCGAGGCGTTGCTGCGCGTCAGGGGCCTGTCGGCGGCGAGCGACGACCCGTTCGGCACTTCGCTCGAGAACGTGACGTTCGACGTGCATGCGGGCGAGATCTTCGGGATCGCGGGCGTGTCGGGCAACGGCCAGGCGGAATTGCTGGCGGCGCTCTCGGGCGAGAAGCGCTGTGCCGCTCAGCCCGACGCCGTAACGATCTGCGGCAAGCGTGCCGCGCGGCTCTCGGCCGGTGCCCGCCGCCGCCTCGGCTTCGCCTTCGTACCGGAAGAGCGGCTCGGACGAGGCGCCGTGCCGGCCATGTCGCTCGCGGAAAACGCGTTGCTGACCGCACATCGTCAGCCCGGTATGGTCCGCCAGGGCTGGATCGGAACCCGTGCGATGCGCGCGTTCGCCATGCGCTGCATCGAGGCGTTCGACGTGCGCTGCGGTGGCCCGGACGCGCTTGCACAGTCGCTCTCGGGCGGCAATCTGCAAAAGTACATCGTCGGTCGCGAGGTGCTGCAAGCGCCGAAAGTGCTCGTGGTCGCGCAACCCACATGGGGCGTCGACGTCGGCGCGTCCGCCTTCATTCGGCAGCAACTGCTCGATTTGTCGGCCACGGGGGTGGCCGTGCTCGTGATCTCCGAGGAGCTCGACGAGCTTTTCGACATTTGCGATCGCATCGCCGTGCTCGCGCGTGGGCGGTTGTCGCCGGCGCGCAAGACGGGCGAAACGAACGCCGAGGAAATTGGGCTGTGGATGGCGGGCTTGTTCGGCGATTCGGGGGCCGCGCCGTCCGAGGAGCAGCCCGTGCACGCTTGA
- a CDS encoding aspartate/glutamate racemase family protein codes for MKIKLINPNTTARMTDTMANCARAVAAVDTEIVAATSTMGPPSIESWYDESLALPGLLAEVAAGEREGVDGYVIACFGDPGLFAARELARGPVVGIAEAAMHAASVIAPSFSVVTTLARTAGMAWHLAERYGMKRFCRSVRATDIAVLDLDRPDGTARRLIVDECRRALEEDGADSIVLGCAGMADLGRAIEDAIGVPVIEGVSAAVKWAEVLAALGLATAKRGEYARPLAKRYDGPLADFSPRND; via the coding sequence ATGAAGATCAAGCTCATCAATCCCAATACGACCGCGCGCATGACCGACACGATGGCAAACTGCGCACGTGCCGTTGCCGCGGTCGATACCGAGATCGTCGCCGCGACGTCGACGATGGGGCCCCCTTCGATTGAAAGCTGGTACGACGAATCGCTGGCGCTGCCGGGGCTGCTCGCCGAAGTAGCGGCGGGCGAGCGCGAGGGCGTCGACGGCTACGTGATCGCTTGCTTCGGCGATCCGGGCCTGTTCGCCGCGCGCGAGCTTGCGCGTGGCCCTGTCGTGGGTATCGCCGAGGCGGCAATGCATGCCGCGAGCGTAATCGCGCCGAGCTTTTCCGTGGTGACGACGCTCGCGCGCACGGCGGGCATGGCGTGGCATCTGGCCGAACGCTACGGCATGAAACGGTTTTGCCGCAGCGTACGCGCGACCGACATCGCGGTGCTCGACCTGGACCGGCCCGACGGCACGGCGCGGCGCCTGATCGTCGACGAATGCCGCCGCGCGCTCGAGGAGGACGGCGCCGATTCGATCGTGCTCGGCTGTGCGGGCATGGCCGATCTCGGTCGCGCGATCGAGGACGCGATCGGGGTGCCGGTCATCGAGGGCGTGAGCGCCGCGGTCAAATGGGCGGAGGTGCTGGCGGCGCTGGGTCTCGCGACGGCCAAGCGAGGGGAGTACGCCCGCCCGCTCGCCAAGCGCTACGATGGCCCGTTGGCCGATTTCAGTCCGCGCAACGACTAA
- the puuE gene encoding allantoinase PuuE yields the protein MTSDSRYPRDLIGYGRQPVQADWPGRARVAVQFVLNYEEGGENCVLHGDPASEQFLSEIVGAAAYPARHMSMESIYEYGSRAGVWRILREFEKRGLPLTVFGVGMAIERHPEVARAFVELGHEIACHGWRWIHYQDMTPEREAEHVRLGMEAIERVTGVRPLGWYTGRDSPNTRRLVAEYGGFLYDADYYGDDLPFWTEVEVAGGETRTQLIVPYTLDTNDMRFASPQGFNTADHFFTYLRDAFDVLYEEGAEVPKMLSIGMHCRLLGRPGRFRALQRFLDHIERHDRVWVTRRVDIARHWRAHHPYQPKTDSSRA from the coding sequence ATGACATCCGACTCCCGCTATCCGCGCGATCTGATCGGCTACGGCCGGCAACCGGTCCAGGCCGATTGGCCGGGCCGCGCGCGCGTCGCCGTGCAGTTCGTTCTCAACTATGAAGAAGGCGGCGAGAACTGCGTTTTGCACGGCGATCCGGCCTCCGAGCAATTCCTGTCCGAGATCGTGGGCGCGGCCGCCTATCCGGCTCGCCACATGAGCATGGAGTCGATCTACGAGTACGGTTCGCGCGCCGGTGTTTGGCGCATTTTGCGCGAATTCGAGAAACGCGGATTGCCGTTGACCGTATTTGGCGTGGGCATGGCGATCGAACGCCACCCCGAGGTTGCGCGCGCTTTCGTTGAACTCGGGCATGAAATCGCTTGTCATGGATGGCGCTGGATCCACTACCAAGACATGACGCCCGAGCGCGAGGCCGAGCACGTGCGGCTCGGCATGGAAGCGATCGAACGCGTGACGGGCGTACGGCCGCTCGGCTGGTATACGGGGCGCGATAGTCCCAATACGCGCCGGCTCGTGGCGGAGTACGGCGGCTTTCTCTACGACGCGGACTACTACGGCGACGATCTGCCGTTTTGGACCGAAGTGGAGGTGGCGGGCGGCGAGACGCGTACGCAATTGATCGTGCCGTACACGCTCGACACGAACGACATGCGCTTCGCGTCGCCGCAAGGCTTCAACACGGCCGACCACTTCTTCACGTATTTGCGCGATGCGTTCGACGTGTTGTACGAAGAGGGCGCCGAAGTGCCGAAGATGCTCTCGATCGGCATGCATTGCCGGCTGCTCGGGCGGCCCGGACGTTTTCGCGCACTGCAACGGTTTCTCGATCATATCGAACGACATGACCGCGTCTGGGTGACGCGCCGCGTCGATATCGCGCGCCACTGGCGCGCGCATCATCCCTATCAGCCAAAAACGGACAGCTCTCGCGCATGA
- the uraH gene encoding hydroxyisourate hydrolase, with amino-acid sequence MGKLTTHVLDTAHGRPGAGIAVELFKLDGDARRSIARTVTNDDGRCDKPLLEGDAMAVGEYELVFHAGDYFAAVGVSVPQPRFVDRVVLRFGIADVAAHYHVPLLVSPWAYSTYRGS; translated from the coding sequence ATGGGAAAGCTAACTACCCACGTCCTGGACACGGCGCACGGCCGCCCGGGCGCCGGCATCGCGGTCGAGTTGTTCAAGCTCGACGGCGACGCACGGCGCTCGATCGCGCGCACCGTCACGAATGACGACGGCCGCTGCGACAAGCCGCTTCTCGAAGGCGACGCAATGGCCGTCGGCGAATACGAGCTCGTCTTCCACGCGGGCGACTACTTCGCCGCCGTCGGCGTAAGCGTGCCGCAGCCGCGCTTCGTCGATCGCGTCGTCCTGCGCTTCGGCATTGCCGATGTCGCCGCGCACTATCACGTGCCGCTCCTGGTCTCGCCGTGGGCTTACAGCACCTATCGCGGCAGTTGA
- a CDS encoding 8-oxoguanine deaminase, giving the protein MTTEQPTHATGATRPRTLLVKHADVLVTMDGARRELRDAGLFIEGNRIAAVGPTSELPSTADQVLDLRGHLVMPGLVNTHHHMYQSLTRAVPAAQNAELFGWLTSLYRIWAHLTPEMIEVSTLTAMSELLLSGCTTSSDHLYLYPNGSRLDDSIAAAARIGMRFHASRGSMSVGQKDGGLPPDSLVENEADILADTQRLIETYHDKGRYAMLRVVVAPCSPFSVSRDLMRESAVLAREYGVSMHTHLAENVNDVAYSRERFGMTPAEYAEDLGWVGADVWHAHCVQLDAPGIALFARTRTGVAHCPCSNMRLASGIAPIRRMRDAGVPVGLGVDGSASNDGAHLVGEARQAMLLQRVGFGPDAMSAREALELATLGGAAVLGRDDIGALAPGMAADFVAFDLRQPNFAGALHDPVAALVFCAPSQVSLSVINGKVVVQDGRLTTLELTPLLERHNALARSLGEAARAAA; this is encoded by the coding sequence ATGACGACTGAACAGCCCACGCATGCAACCGGTGCGACTCGCCCCAGAACGCTGCTCGTCAAGCACGCCGACGTGCTCGTGACCATGGACGGCGCCCGCCGGGAATTGCGCGACGCGGGGCTTTTCATCGAAGGCAACCGCATCGCGGCTGTGGGCCCGACGAGCGAATTGCCGAGCACGGCGGACCAAGTGCTCGACCTGCGCGGACATCTCGTGATGCCAGGCCTCGTCAACACGCATCACCACATGTATCAAAGCTTGACGCGCGCGGTTCCGGCCGCTCAAAACGCCGAACTGTTCGGCTGGCTGACGAGTCTTTATCGGATCTGGGCCCATTTGACGCCCGAGATGATCGAGGTATCGACGCTTACGGCAATGTCCGAGCTGCTGCTTTCGGGGTGCACGACCTCGAGCGATCATCTTTATCTGTATCCGAACGGTAGCCGGCTCGACGACAGCATCGCGGCCGCTGCGCGAATCGGCATGCGCTTTCATGCGAGCCGCGGCAGCATGAGCGTCGGGCAAAAGGACGGCGGGTTGCCGCCCGATTCGCTCGTGGAGAACGAGGCCGACATCCTCGCCGACACGCAGCGATTGATCGAGACCTATCACGACAAGGGCCGCTACGCGATGCTGCGTGTGGTCGTGGCTCCATGCTCGCCGTTTTCGGTCAGTCGCGATTTGATGCGGGAATCGGCCGTGCTCGCGCGTGAATATGGGGTCTCGATGCATACTCACCTGGCCGAAAACGTCAACGACGTGGCTTACAGCCGCGAGCGGTTCGGCATGACGCCCGCCGAATATGCCGAGGATCTCGGCTGGGTCGGGGCTGACGTCTGGCATGCGCACTGCGTACAGCTCGACGCGCCCGGTATCGCACTGTTCGCTCGCACGCGCACCGGCGTCGCGCATTGCCCGTGCTCGAACATGCGGCTCGCATCGGGCATTGCCCCGATTCGGCGTATGCGCGATGCCGGCGTGCCTGTCGGGCTCGGCGTGGACGGTTCGGCGTCGAACGACGGTGCGCATCTCGTCGGCGAGGCGCGGCAAGCGATGCTCCTACAGCGCGTCGGGTTCGGGCCCGATGCGATGAGTGCGCGCGAGGCGCTGGAACTCGCTACGCTCGGCGGCGCTGCCGTGCTCGGGCGCGACGACATCGGCGCGCTCGCTCCAGGGATGGCGGCCGACTTCGTCGCATTCGATTTGCGTCAGCCGAATTTCGCGGGTGCGCTGCACGACCCGGTGGCGGCGCTCGTGTTTTGCGCGCCGTCGCAGGTTTCGCTGAGCGTCATCAACGGCAAGGTCGTCGTCCAGGACGGCCGCTTGACGACGCTCGAACTTACGCCCTTGCTCGAGCGTCACAATGCGCTCGCGCGTTCGCTCGGTGAGGCGGCGCGGGCAGCCGCGTAA
- a CDS encoding ABC transporter permease — translation MHFPYRLEARPTPSRAMRLAVPVIAAALTLAIGFLIFGLVGRDPVQAMRAFFIDPLADVNGWSELLLKASPLCLIGLGLAVGYRANVWNIGAEGQMLAGGIAASGVAIHFDQASGAWILFLMMGAGIVGGMLWASIPAFLKTRFNTNEILTSLMLTYVATQLLIYLVSGPWRDPQGMNFPLSEMFSGDALYPTFGGDWHWHWLRGTRLNASIFMTLAAIPAVWLFMRKSFAGFRMNVGGLAPLAGRYAGFSDSRTVWTSLLISGALAGLAGMGEIAGPIGQLQATWSPGYGFTAIIVVFVGRLHPVGIVLASLLMALLYLGGEAVQTSMQLPQALSGVFQGLLLFCLLGADLFVNYRVRRVPDVAHG, via the coding sequence ATGCATTTTCCCTACCGACTCGAAGCACGCCCTACGCCTTCCCGCGCAATGCGGCTCGCCGTGCCCGTCATTGCCGCGGCCTTGACGCTTGCGATCGGCTTCCTCATTTTCGGCCTCGTCGGGCGCGACCCGGTGCAGGCTATGCGCGCGTTCTTCATCGATCCGCTCGCCGACGTCAACGGCTGGTCGGAATTGCTGCTCAAAGCGTCGCCGCTGTGTCTGATCGGCCTGGGCCTCGCCGTCGGCTATCGCGCGAACGTGTGGAACATAGGCGCCGAGGGACAGATGCTCGCGGGCGGCATCGCTGCGAGTGGCGTCGCGATTCATTTCGATCAAGCTAGCGGCGCGTGGATTCTGTTCCTGATGATGGGCGCGGGCATCGTCGGCGGGATGCTATGGGCGTCGATTCCGGCGTTTCTGAAGACGCGCTTCAATACCAACGAGATCTTGACGAGCCTGATGCTGACCTACGTGGCGACCCAACTACTGATCTATCTCGTGAGCGGACCTTGGCGCGACCCGCAAGGGATGAACTTCCCGCTCTCGGAGATGTTCTCGGGCGACGCGCTCTATCCGACGTTCGGCGGCGACTGGCACTGGCACTGGCTGCGCGGAACGCGGCTCAATGCGTCGATCTTCATGACGCTCGCGGCTATCCCGGCGGTGTGGCTTTTCATGCGCAAAAGCTTCGCGGGGTTTCGGATGAACGTCGGCGGGCTGGCGCCGCTCGCCGGGCGCTACGCGGGCTTTTCCGACTCGCGTACGGTATGGACTTCGCTGCTCATCAGCGGGGCGCTCGCGGGACTGGCGGGCATGGGCGAGATCGCGGGGCCGATCGGCCAATTGCAGGCGACGTGGTCGCCGGGCTACGGCTTCACGGCGATCATCGTCGTCTTCGTCGGCCGGCTGCACCCCGTCGGCATCGTGCTCGCGAGCTTGCTGATGGCGCTGCTCTATCTCGGTGGGGAAGCCGTGCAGACGTCGATGCAATTGCCGCAGGCCCTCTCGGGCGTCTTCCAAGGGCTACTGCTGTTTTGCCTGCTGGGCGCGGACCTGTTCGTCAATTACCGCGTGCGCCGCGTGCCCGACGTCGCGCATGGCTGA
- a CDS encoding ureidoglycolate lyase, which produces MKILRIEPLTRAAFAPFGDVIELEGARQIPINLGTTTRYHDLASVDVAEAGGRPLVNLFRGQPRALPFEVAMLERHPLGSQAFVPMNDKPYLVVVAPAGELAPDAIRAFVTRGWQGVNYAKGVWHHPLIALDVVSDFIVVDRGGEGHNCDEQTLPESLWLTAEALAAASL; this is translated from the coding sequence ATGAAGATTTTGAGGATCGAGCCGCTCACGCGGGCGGCATTCGCGCCGTTCGGCGACGTCATCGAACTCGAGGGCGCGCGTCAGATTCCGATCAACCTCGGCACGACGACGCGCTATCACGATCTCGCGAGCGTCGACGTGGCCGAGGCGGGCGGACGGCCGCTCGTCAACCTGTTCCGCGGCCAGCCCCGCGCGTTGCCGTTCGAGGTGGCGATGCTCGAACGCCATCCGCTCGGCTCGCAGGCGTTCGTCCCGATGAACGACAAGCCTTACCTCGTCGTCGTCGCCCCGGCCGGCGAGCTTGCGCCCGATGCCATTCGCGCGTTCGTCACGCGTGGGTGGCAGGGCGTCAATTATGCGAAAGGGGTCTGGCACCATCCTCTGATCGCTCTCGACGTGGTCAGCGATTTCATCGTCGTCGATCGCGGCGGCGAGGGGCACAACTGCGACGAGCAAACCTTGCCCGAATCGCTGTGGCTGACTGCCGAGGCGCTCGCCGCCGCTAGCCTCTAG
- a CDS encoding LysR substrate-binding domain-containing protein, protein MSQQREAIDTYLLRVLHTLLMERSVTRAAVKLNQSQPAISAALRRLRDITGDPLLVRGKSGMVPTEYGLRLLEPVQNALREIERIRFQQHNFDPATSIRCYRIGCPDYLNVLFVPTVVERFRQAAPNAQLEFHSLGPSFDYELALEDGKLDVVVGNWPEPPEQLHLSNLFVDEIVCLMSNTHPFAKRGGITLDQYLNAPHLAPTPYSVGQRGAIDVHLARERLKRHVVVTLPYFNLAPYVLIKSDLLFTTTRLFADHYAKYLPLTVLPAPLDFPPMQYYQLWHERCHYSDEVRWLRSLVADATRTLVDRA, encoded by the coding sequence ATGAGTCAGCAACGCGAGGCGATCGACACGTATCTTTTGCGCGTCTTGCACACCCTCTTGATGGAACGCAGCGTCACGCGCGCGGCCGTCAAGTTGAACCAATCACAGCCCGCGATCAGCGCGGCGTTGCGTCGCCTGCGCGACATCACGGGCGATCCGCTGCTCGTGCGTGGAAAATCCGGCATGGTGCCGACCGAGTACGGCCTGCGCCTGCTCGAACCGGTCCAAAATGCCCTGCGCGAAATCGAGCGGATTCGCTTCCAGCAGCACAATTTCGATCCCGCCACGTCGATCCGCTGCTACCGTATCGGCTGCCCCGATTACCTGAACGTCCTGTTCGTGCCGACCGTCGTCGAACGCTTCCGTCAGGCGGCACCGAACGCACAGCTCGAATTCCACTCGCTCGGCCCGTCGTTCGATTACGAACTCGCGCTCGAGGACGGCAAGCTCGACGTCGTCGTCGGCAACTGGCCGGAACCGCCGGAGCAGTTGCACCTGTCGAACCTGTTCGTCGACGAGATCGTCTGCTTGATGAGCAATACGCACCCGTTCGCCAAGCGCGGCGGCATCACGCTCGATCAATATCTGAACGCCCCACATCTGGCGCCCACGCCGTATTCGGTCGGTCAGCGCGGCGCAATCGACGTTCATCTCGCGCGCGAGCGGCTCAAGCGCCACGTCGTCGTCACGTTGCCGTACTTCAATCTCGCGCCGTACGTGCTCATCAAGTCGGACCTCCTCTTCACGACGACGCGGCTGTTTGCCGATCATTACGCCAAGTACCTACCGCTGACGGTCCTGCCCGCCCCGCTCGATTTTCCGCCGATGCAGTACTACCAACTCTGGCACGAGCGCTGTCACTACTCCGACGAAGTGCGCTGGCTGCGCAGCCTCGTGGCCGATGCAACGCGTACGCTCGTCGACCGCGCCTGA
- the flhD gene encoding flagellar transcriptional regulator FlhD: MNGCETLESIREINLSYLSLAQRLLRTDRAGGMQRLGLSTQVAEIIADLSGPQLLKLAGCDQLVCFFRFNDRSMLSALSTPAARVPQVEALVAQAA; this comes from the coding sequence ATGAACGGTTGCGAAACGCTCGAATCGATCCGCGAAATCAACTTGTCGTACCTTTCGCTCGCGCAGCGTTTGTTGCGCACCGACCGCGCCGGCGGCATGCAGCGGCTCGGACTATCGACGCAAGTGGCCGAGATCATCGCCGATCTCTCGGGGCCGCAGCTACTCAAGCTCGCCGGATGCGATCAGCTCGTTTGCTTCTTCCGGTTCAACGACCGGTCGATGCTCTCCGCGCTGTCCACGCCCGCCGCACGCGTGCCCCAAGTCGAAGCGCTGGTCGCGCAAGCAGCGTAG
- the uraD gene encoding 2-oxo-4-hydroxy-4-carboxy-5-ureidoimidazoline decarboxylase: MKPMQYSLEQLNSMPLDAFAAALSGIFEHSPWVAEQAAQARPFATIDTLYATMRDIVAQAGDARQLALINAHPELAGKAAVRGELTAESTREQSGAGLAQCTQEEFDKLQRLNAAYREKFGFPFILAVRGHDRAGIIGNFEARVNNSRDEELRTSLEQIYRIARFRIDDLVTA, encoded by the coding sequence ATGAAGCCGATGCAATATTCGCTGGAACAATTGAATTCGATGCCGCTCGATGCGTTCGCGGCGGCGCTCTCCGGCATCTTCGAGCATTCGCCTTGGGTAGCGGAGCAAGCGGCGCAGGCCCGGCCGTTCGCGACCATCGATACCCTCTACGCGACGATGCGCGACATCGTCGCCCAGGCGGGCGACGCACGCCAGCTCGCGCTCATCAATGCTCACCCGGAACTCGCGGGCAAGGCCGCCGTGCGGGGCGAACTGACGGCCGAATCGACGCGCGAGCAGAGCGGCGCCGGCCTCGCGCAGTGCACGCAGGAAGAGTTCGACAAGCTGCAGCGCCTGAATGCAGCCTATCGCGAGAAGTTCGGTTTCCCGTTCATTCTCGCCGTGCGCGGCCACGATCGCGCGGGCATCATCGGCAATTTCGAAGCGCGCGTGAATAACTCGCGCGATGAAGAGTTGCGTACTAGCCTGGAGCAGATTTACCGCATCGCACGGTTTCGCATCGACGATCTCGTGACGGCATGA
- a CDS encoding urate hydroxylase PuuD produces the protein MEGFITDWLNLTIRWLHVIAAIAWIGESFYFVALDSSLKKPKDPVLVERGVFGELWHVHGGGFYNMQKYMVAPAQMPEDLHWSKWPSYTTWMSGFGLFTVLYLCSPSTYLIDPNVLDMGPVVAIAAALGFLAAGWIVYDSLCRLLVGKDRLLGIIVGLYVLVAAWLACHIFSGRAAYLIVGAMLATIMSANVFFVIIPGQRKMVNAMLKGESPNPIYGKRGKQRSVHNTYFTLPVVFAMLSNHYAMTYTHAYNWAILAVIMLAGALIRQFFVMRHRGQVLWYLPVGGVALLAAALAVTLPKPVMPQAQAANAPVVKLADIQPILQQRCVACHSAHPTLMGSAPAGVLFDTPREISTNAQRLYQQAVVLKAMPLGNVTKMTPEEREKIAAWFNSRTQP, from the coding sequence ATGGAAGGTTTCATCACTGACTGGCTGAATCTCACGATTCGCTGGCTGCACGTTATTGCCGCAATTGCATGGATCGGCGAATCGTTTTATTTCGTCGCGCTCGACAGCAGCTTGAAGAAGCCGAAGGACCCCGTGCTCGTCGAGCGCGGCGTGTTCGGCGAGCTGTGGCACGTACACGGCGGCGGGTTCTACAACATGCAAAAGTACATGGTCGCGCCGGCGCAAATGCCGGAGGACCTGCACTGGTCGAAATGGCCGTCGTACACGACATGGATGTCCGGTTTCGGTCTCTTCACCGTGCTGTATCTGTGCTCGCCGAGCACGTACCTCATCGACCCGAACGTCCTCGATATGGGGCCGGTTGTCGCGATCGCGGCTGCGCTCGGCTTCCTGGCCGCGGGCTGGATCGTCTACGACTCCCTGTGCCGCCTGCTCGTCGGCAAGGATCGTTTGCTTGGGATCATCGTCGGCCTATACGTCCTCGTGGCGGCCTGGCTCGCCTGCCACATTTTCTCCGGTCGCGCTGCCTACTTGATCGTCGGCGCCATGCTGGCGACGATCATGTCGGCCAACGTGTTCTTCGTCATCATTCCGGGGCAGCGCAAGATGGTGAACGCGATGCTCAAGGGCGAATCGCCGAATCCGATCTACGGCAAGCGCGGCAAGCAGCGCTCGGTGCACAACACCTACTTCACGCTGCCGGTCGTGTTCGCGATGCTGTCGAATCACTACGCGATGACGTACACGCACGCCTACAACTGGGCCATTCTGGCCGTCATCATGCTCGCGGGCGCCCTGATTCGTCAGTTCTTCGTCATGCGCCATCGTGGGCAGGTGCTCTGGTATCTACCGGTAGGCGGGGTGGCGTTGCTTGCCGCCGCGCTGGCCGTCACGCTGCCCAAGCCCGTCATGCCGCAGGCGCAAGCTGCCAACGCACCCGTCGTGAAACTCGCCGACATTCAGCCGATCTTGCAGCAGCGGTGCGTCGCCTGCCACTCGGCACACCCGACGCTGATGGGCAGCGCGCCGGCCGGCGTGCTCTTCGACACGCCCCGGGAGATATCCACGAATGCGCAACGGCTATATCAACAGGCTGTCGTGCTGAAAGCGATGCCGCTCGGCAATGTCACGAAAATGACGCCGGAGGAGCGCGAGAAAATCGCAGCGTGGTTCAACTCGCGCACCCAGCCGTAA
- the alc gene encoding allantoicase: MALPILDPNAPEFTRRYVNLADPRLGAQALEASDEFFAPKDRMLSPEAAVFIPGKYDDNGKWMDGWETRRKRTTGYDWCIVKLARSGVVKGLDIDTSHFTGNFPPAASVEAARVPAGEQPGASTQWKEIVPSTTLQGNHHHYLEVADGEAYTHIRLNLYPDGGVARLRVYGQPQVDWTRASRSTPADLAAMENGAYIVAVNNQHFGAASNLLMPGRGVNMGDGWETRRRREPGNDWTIIALARPGTITKIEVDTAFFKGNYPDRCSIQAAYVKGGTDSSLVTQAMFWPTLLGEQKLQMDKQHFFEAEVAALGPVTHLRLNIIPDGGVSRLRAWGVLE, encoded by the coding sequence ATGGCTCTTCCGATTCTCGACCCCAACGCCCCAGAGTTCACGCGCCGCTACGTCAACCTGGCCGATCCACGCTTGGGCGCGCAGGCACTCGAGGCGAGCGATGAATTTTTCGCGCCGAAGGACCGCATGTTGAGTCCCGAGGCTGCCGTGTTCATTCCCGGCAAGTACGACGACAACGGTAAGTGGATGGACGGCTGGGAAACGCGCCGCAAGCGTACGACGGGGTACGACTGGTGCATCGTGAAACTGGCGCGCTCGGGCGTCGTGAAGGGGCTCGACATCGATACGAGCCACTTCACCGGCAACTTCCCGCCGGCCGCATCGGTCGAGGCCGCTCGTGTGCCGGCCGGCGAGCAGCCGGGCGCATCGACGCAATGGAAGGAGATTGTTCCTTCCACGACCCTGCAAGGCAATCACCACCATTATCTCGAGGTCGCGGACGGCGAGGCGTACACGCACATTCGCCTGAATTTATACCCCGACGGTGGCGTTGCGCGCCTACGCGTGTACGGGCAGCCGCAAGTCGACTGGACTCGCGCGAGCCGCAGCACGCCGGCCGATCTGGCCGCGATGGAAAACGGCGCCTATATCGTCGCGGTCAACAATCAGCACTTCGGTGCGGCGTCGAACCTCTTGATGCCCGGCCGGGGCGTGAACATGGGCGATGGCTGGGAGACGCGCCGGCGGCGCGAACCGGGCAACGATTGGACCATCATCGCGCTCGCGCGACCCGGTACGATCACGAAGATCGAAGTGGACACCGCGTTCTTCAAAGGCAACTACCCCGATCGCTGCTCGATCCAGGCCGCTTACGTCAAGGGCGGCACCGACAGCTCGCTGGTCACGCAGGCGATGTTCTGGCCGACGCTGCTCGGTGAGCAAAAGCTGCAAATGGACAAACAGCATTTCTTCGAGGCCGAAGTCGCGGCGCTCGGCCCCGTGACGCATCTGCGGCTGAACATCATTCCCGACGGCGGCGTTTCGCGCTTGCGCGCGTGGGGTGTGCTCGAGTGA